A part of Streptomyces sp. NBC_01451 genomic DNA contains:
- a CDS encoding CHAT domain-containing protein, with protein sequence MRIPASDEGEAATLRARATRLAAEAVTLIAVPRVPLETLPDSTALDRTIEQLTGVEAELSAAFGAGGETEPLTATVRRRLGGLYATRYLAGRSLTDRAEATRLLRAVHADGRTGPEEQRSTEVWLALLLVPPEGLTGWDSTADGAMAAWNMGFRAMTGQDGTVGDLAELSELLEGMAGRLPPEDAAAARHHAGTMDLARRLLSGQDDVDPTRLAEIAKEMADQQPGPMGDILRALLSAYTDFLQDPGAATGADTATVPVSLTQPGTVTAPDTAPETVGAPGAGPDAASGTPLVGLPDEAAAQQLFRQITLLTGLTVPGSFAPGELAKVIEAIDPGASPGRDGATTGDPVDGPVTATLGLIAEALRTGHPQLLDDATERLRRAIDGGGTQFPDDRAVWITQLLFPTLLSTLTMTSGNRQDLARARGWLDSLSAAATAVESSPHATGPGSAGLLLSFRILRIQLRLGEIQEQYDADAPEKREPLEALLAELRALDTTADHDGEWYFLIPFLLGTVRLHLALLLRDLAELHRAQAHFATVLEDTHSLPVVRPMLESVRVQTLTLTALLEEDPERVAEAVRQARPHLTGTPAAVDQHVLGRQAIALALRAAYEMTGDTDRLDELVKELEEARRGLTEHSSAATAGSVLWDLARAYQEQGTPALAVPTALESLRLVAEDVLLQFGAEDGLQAARAGARRGLLAAGWAARAGRIEETVECLETGRALVLRAAATARTVPEQLEARGEPELAAKWRQAVRDLAEGGAPAPYDTGTPAGSLVTDPRATLVVPSALRRRALDALRRPDGDRPDPRGLLTVPGLDQLLEGVRTSAVDALVHLVPGEEGGDGAAVLLPRRGAPRVLPLPGLAADGRAPLEAYLDAAATRSAAAPGGGPDPVHERAWRDSLNELVAWAGPAVVEPVLDALRPVDGTVPRLVLVACGNLGAVPWHAAVLTSDAHGRSGRRYACEEAVISYAASGAEFLSAAARTRAVTGERAVLVADPWASLGWAPTEVEALHAAAYPEARLMGHLPGGQDASGTPGDILAVLPGGDAALAATVLHIASHARAGDRPTASALELASPQGDPEGGLLTVTHILDHMGGHRGANGPLVVLSACETDLSHRDHDEALTPTTAFVAGGASDAVGSRWQISDSSSAVMMVVFHHFLTSEGLAPPDALRAAQLWMLDTDREPVPGLRGRLRGQASRSGLARLPAWAAFIHQGNPAPAGRENTV encoded by the coding sequence ATGCGCATCCCGGCTTCGGACGAGGGGGAAGCGGCGACGCTGCGGGCACGGGCCACGCGTCTCGCTGCGGAGGCGGTCACGCTGATCGCCGTTCCCCGGGTACCCCTGGAGACCTTGCCTGACTCCACGGCACTCGACCGGACGATCGAGCAACTGACCGGTGTCGAGGCCGAGTTGTCCGCCGCCTTCGGTGCCGGTGGGGAGACCGAGCCGCTGACCGCCACCGTACGACGCCGACTCGGTGGCCTCTACGCCACGCGGTATCTGGCCGGACGCTCGCTCACCGACCGGGCCGAAGCCACCCGTCTGTTACGGGCCGTACACGCCGACGGGCGGACCGGGCCGGAGGAACAGCGAAGCACCGAGGTGTGGCTGGCTCTGCTGCTCGTGCCGCCCGAGGGACTGACCGGGTGGGACAGCACGGCCGACGGGGCCATGGCGGCCTGGAACATGGGCTTCAGGGCGATGACCGGTCAGGACGGGACCGTCGGCGATCTGGCCGAGCTGAGCGAGCTGCTCGAAGGAATGGCCGGACGGCTGCCGCCCGAGGACGCGGCAGCGGCACGGCACCATGCCGGGACGATGGACCTGGCGCGGCGCCTGCTGAGCGGGCAGGACGACGTCGATCCGACTCGACTGGCCGAGATCGCGAAGGAGATGGCCGACCAGCAGCCAGGTCCCATGGGCGACATCCTGCGGGCCCTGCTGAGCGCGTACACCGACTTCCTCCAGGACCCGGGTGCGGCAACGGGAGCGGATACGGCCACTGTCCCTGTCTCTTTGACGCAACCGGGCACCGTCACCGCTCCGGACACCGCTCCGGAGACCGTCGGCGCTCCGGGCGCGGGCCCGGACGCCGCATCAGGAACACCCTTGGTCGGGCTGCCGGACGAGGCAGCCGCGCAGCAGTTGTTCCGGCAGATCACCCTGCTGACCGGCCTGACCGTGCCGGGATCTTTCGCACCCGGTGAGCTGGCGAAGGTGATCGAGGCGATCGACCCCGGGGCGAGCCCGGGCAGGGACGGCGCCACCACGGGTGACCCGGTCGACGGGCCAGTGACGGCCACTCTCGGGCTGATCGCCGAGGCCTTGCGCACCGGACACCCGCAACTGCTGGACGATGCCACCGAGCGCCTCCGGCGTGCGATCGACGGAGGCGGGACACAGTTCCCGGACGACCGGGCCGTCTGGATCACTCAACTGCTCTTCCCCACCCTGCTCTCCACGCTGACCATGACGTCCGGCAACCGCCAGGACCTGGCGAGGGCGCGCGGATGGCTGGACTCCCTGAGCGCAGCCGCCACAGCCGTCGAGTCCTCGCCGCACGCCACCGGTCCGGGCTCCGCCGGACTGCTGCTCAGCTTCCGGATCCTGCGGATCCAGCTCAGGCTCGGCGAGATCCAGGAACAGTACGACGCCGACGCCCCCGAGAAGCGGGAGCCGCTGGAAGCACTGCTCGCCGAACTCCGGGCGCTGGACACCACCGCCGACCACGACGGTGAGTGGTATTTCCTGATCCCCTTCCTCCTCGGCACGGTCAGGCTGCACCTCGCCCTGCTTCTCCGCGACCTCGCCGAACTGCACCGCGCCCAGGCCCACTTCGCGACAGTCCTGGAGGACACGCACAGCCTGCCCGTGGTGCGCCCGATGTTGGAGTCGGTGCGGGTCCAGACCCTCACACTCACCGCACTGCTGGAGGAGGATCCGGAACGTGTCGCCGAGGCGGTACGGCAGGCCCGTCCGCATCTGACCGGCACTCCGGCGGCGGTCGACCAGCACGTCCTCGGCCGCCAGGCCATCGCGCTGGCACTGCGCGCCGCCTACGAGATGACCGGTGACACCGATCGACTGGACGAGCTGGTAAAGGAGTTGGAGGAGGCACGGCGCGGCCTCACCGAGCACAGCTCCGCGGCGACGGCCGGCTCGGTGCTGTGGGATCTCGCACGGGCGTACCAGGAACAGGGCACGCCCGCCCTCGCCGTGCCCACGGCGTTGGAGTCGCTGCGGCTCGTCGCGGAGGACGTCCTGCTGCAGTTCGGTGCCGAGGACGGGCTCCAGGCCGCCCGGGCAGGCGCCCGCCGCGGCCTGCTGGCGGCGGGCTGGGCGGCGCGGGCCGGCCGGATCGAGGAGACCGTCGAGTGCCTGGAGACGGGCCGGGCCCTGGTGCTCCGGGCCGCGGCGACAGCTCGGACCGTCCCGGAGCAGCTGGAGGCCCGCGGTGAGCCGGAGCTGGCGGCAAAGTGGCGGCAGGCGGTACGGGACCTCGCGGAAGGCGGTGCTCCGGCCCCGTACGACACCGGGACACCGGCCGGATCCCTGGTCACCGACCCGCGCGCCACCCTGGTGGTCCCGAGCGCCCTGCGGCGCCGGGCGCTGGACGCCCTGCGGCGACCGGACGGCGACCGGCCGGATCCGCGCGGTCTGCTGACCGTCCCCGGCCTCGACCAACTGCTGGAGGGCGTGCGGACATCCGCCGTCGACGCCCTCGTCCATCTGGTACCCGGCGAGGAAGGCGGCGACGGCGCGGCCGTCCTGCTGCCCCGCCGTGGCGCCCCCCGTGTCCTGCCGCTCCCCGGGCTGGCCGCCGACGGGCGGGCGCCGCTGGAGGCGTATCTGGACGCGGCGGCCACGCGTTCCGCCGCCGCACCCGGGGGCGGGCCGGACCCGGTGCACGAGCGGGCGTGGCGGGACTCGCTGAACGAGCTGGTCGCGTGGGCCGGACCGGCCGTCGTGGAACCCGTGCTCGACGCGCTGCGACCGGTCGACGGCACCGTCCCCCGGCTCGTCCTGGTGGCGTGCGGAAACCTCGGTGCCGTCCCCTGGCACGCCGCCGTCCTCACCTCGGATGCGCATGGCCGTTCCGGACGGCGGTACGCCTGCGAGGAAGCCGTGATCAGCTACGCGGCCTCCGGCGCCGAGTTCCTGTCCGCCGCCGCCAGGACCCGGGCGGTGACCGGGGAACGCGCGGTGCTGGTGGCCGATCCCTGGGCGAGCCTGGGCTGGGCGCCGACCGAAGTGGAGGCGCTGCACGCAGCCGCCTACCCCGAGGCCCGGCTGATGGGGCACCTGCCCGGCGGGCAGGACGCGTCCGGTACCCCGGGAGACATCCTCGCGGTACTGCCCGGCGGGGATGCGGCACTGGCCGCCACCGTGCTGCACATCGCCTCACACGCACGGGCGGGTGACCGGCCCACCGCTTCGGCCCTCGAACTGGCCTCCCCGCAGGGGGACCCGGAGGGCGGTCTGCTGACGGTCACGCACATCCTGGACCACATGGGCGGCCACCGGGGAGCGAACGGACCGCTGGTCGTCCTGAGCGCCTGCGAGACCGACCTCAGCCACCGCGACCACGACGAGGCACTGACGCCCACCACGGCTTTCGTGGCGGGTGGCGCATCCGACGCGGTCGGTTCCCGCTGGCAGATCAGCGACTCCTCGTCGGCGGTCATGATGGTGGTCTTCCACCATTTCCTCACCTCGGAGGGGCTGGCGCCGCCGGACGCGCTGCGCGCCGCACAGTTGTGGATGCTGGACACCGACCGCGAGCCGGTGCCGGGGCTGCGCGGCAGACTGCGGGGCCAGGCCTCCCGTTCGGGGCTGGCACGGCTGCCCGCGTGGGCCGCGTTCATCCACCAGGGCAACCCGGCTCCCGCGGGGCGGGAGAACACCGTATGA
- a CDS encoding S1 family peptidase produces the protein MGELDWRSSRRFIVRLHTPDGRHTLGTGFFVAYGKVLTCAHVVHDASEGGPLDKVLVFPDPSLRSEPVLARVTASTEPPSDAVLWPMPDLALLELEGDLHHEVLPLRPQRRLRPDARYQTWGYAPRADGETPDGTSVSFRFEGYDGDGYLRLAAGQAAAGLSGSPLVDATRPDEVIGVIAASRDVRTDLGGWATPVSALEDLDATAPEAKPLLKPLQDVLWENSQWEQDPPLPAPDSAPLPRAVVLRRSYRLGSALARLGRAETLAHRYGDGDSDGSGEDTGELAERQRYITKNHEIAVDACRFLSAVAPPRALPDQERSEATVVRIGHAERIAGQLQREHGERESADFGAMVSGALRLGLRAGIAPAMLPHLPPEQRDQSTRSLLALAAGLGLPQELRDDVRAMADAADSEAMQSGVFALDDRISLWFDHQARGDLWVRLSLCTLWRLAWRACLAALARSEHMEAGLVGGMMGRARGYGTWLGLPVTKLREATGNRPEDGAHAMHYLLHELPDPLLTVLKERYGEDAHRLLWLCTRLVGWLIFPEDELRTSIASNTESKCVSLGFPDDLGGEVVSALRSGEGFDVVKSAVWEFNQRVNKFYFPQAAHGL, from the coding sequence ATGGGTGAGCTCGACTGGCGCTCCTCGCGCCGTTTCATCGTGCGGCTGCACACCCCCGACGGACGGCACACCCTCGGCACCGGGTTCTTCGTCGCGTACGGCAAGGTGCTGACCTGCGCACACGTGGTGCACGACGCCTCGGAGGGCGGCCCGCTGGACAAGGTGCTCGTGTTTCCCGACCCGTCGCTGCGCTCCGAACCGGTACTCGCACGGGTGACGGCCAGTACGGAACCGCCGAGTGACGCCGTGCTGTGGCCCATGCCCGACCTGGCACTTCTGGAGCTGGAGGGCGACCTCCACCACGAGGTGCTGCCCCTGCGCCCGCAGCGGCGGCTCAGGCCCGACGCCCGATACCAGACGTGGGGGTACGCGCCCCGGGCCGACGGCGAGACCCCGGACGGGACGTCGGTCTCCTTCCGCTTCGAGGGCTATGACGGCGACGGATACCTGCGGCTGGCGGCGGGGCAGGCAGCCGCGGGCCTGTCAGGATCGCCGCTGGTCGACGCCACCCGGCCGGACGAGGTGATCGGCGTCATCGCCGCCTCCCGCGATGTCCGCACCGACCTGGGCGGCTGGGCCACTCCCGTCTCCGCCCTGGAGGACCTCGACGCGACGGCACCGGAGGCGAAGCCGCTCCTCAAGCCGTTGCAGGACGTCCTGTGGGAGAACTCCCAGTGGGAGCAGGACCCGCCCCTGCCCGCACCGGACAGCGCCCCGCTTCCACGGGCCGTGGTGCTGCGCCGCTCGTACCGGCTCGGCTCGGCTCTCGCCAGGCTGGGCCGCGCCGAGACGCTCGCACACCGGTACGGGGACGGGGACAGTGACGGTTCCGGTGAGGACACCGGCGAGTTGGCCGAGCGGCAGCGGTACATCACGAAGAACCACGAGATCGCCGTGGACGCCTGCCGGTTCCTGTCCGCCGTCGCGCCGCCGAGAGCGCTCCCGGACCAGGAACGGAGCGAGGCCACCGTCGTACGGATCGGGCACGCCGAGCGGATCGCCGGGCAGCTCCAGCGGGAGCACGGCGAACGCGAGTCGGCGGACTTCGGCGCGATGGTCTCGGGTGCCCTCCGACTGGGCCTCCGGGCCGGGATCGCTCCGGCGATGCTCCCCCACCTGCCACCGGAGCAGCGGGACCAGAGCACCCGAAGCCTGCTGGCGCTCGCCGCCGGGCTGGGTCTCCCCCAGGAGCTGCGGGACGACGTCCGGGCGATGGCCGACGCGGCCGACAGCGAGGCGATGCAGAGCGGTGTCTTCGCCCTCGACGACAGGATCTCGCTCTGGTTCGACCATCAGGCCCGCGGCGATCTGTGGGTGCGTCTGTCACTGTGCACCCTCTGGCGGCTGGCGTGGCGGGCCTGTCTCGCCGCGCTCGCGCGGTCGGAGCACATGGAGGCAGGACTGGTCGGCGGCATGATGGGGCGGGCTCGCGGCTACGGGACATGGCTCGGCCTGCCCGTGACCAAACTGCGGGAGGCCACCGGGAACCGCCCCGAGGACGGCGCCCATGCGATGCACTATCTGCTCCACGAGCTGCCGGACCCGTTGTTGACCGTCCTGAAGGAGCGCTACGGCGAGGACGCCCACCGTCTGCTGTGGCTCTGCACCCGGCTGGTGGGCTGGCTGATCTTTCCCGAGGACGAGCTGCGCACGAGCATCGCGTCGAACACCGAGAGCAAGTGCGTGTCGCTCGGCTTCCCGGACGACCTCGGCGGGGAAGTCGTCTCGGCGCTGCGCTCCGGCGAGGGGTTCGACGTCGTCAAGAGCGCGGTCTGGGAGTTCAACCAGCGGGTCAACAAGTTCTATTTCCCGCAGGCCGCTCACGGACTCTGA
- a CDS encoding CU044_2847 family protein, with the protein MAGQAVLVQAGTTELYMEVARGGGPQTVGVSQAMAFDGVRECVEAVAAQLAQAWDHVKPTEATVEFGLSVTVKSGKLTGLIVEGGGAASLNITLTWRPSEPGHG; encoded by the coding sequence GTGGCGGGACAAGCGGTACTCGTTCAGGCGGGCACGACGGAGCTGTACATGGAGGTGGCAAGGGGCGGCGGACCGCAGACGGTCGGCGTGAGCCAGGCCATGGCGTTCGACGGGGTCCGGGAGTGCGTCGAAGCCGTGGCCGCGCAGCTGGCCCAGGCCTGGGACCATGTGAAACCGACCGAGGCGACCGTGGAGTTCGGGCTCTCGGTGACGGTCAAGAGCGGGAAGCTCACCGGGCTGATCGTGGAGGGCGGCGGTGCGGCCAGCCTGAACATCACTCTGACGTGGAGGCCCTCGGAGCCCGGCCATGGGTGA
- a CDS encoding FHA domain-containing protein encodes MVRMNCPECRAEVVEGDLICGSCYVPFVGSRRPVPAPQDEPPAPPAEPAPQQEPEPEPFPRPTPPLSVPRPTTIDRAGVLELRFPNGSVVVRAGREVTLGRDPLLCPDTAGRLTRYDNVSRLHATVGLDPDGACWIRDEGSTNGTFVDGEEIGPGERGPLREGAELRLASDVTAEVHRLPDSPAEGR; translated from the coding sequence ATGGTGCGGATGAACTGTCCGGAGTGCCGGGCCGAGGTCGTGGAGGGCGATCTGATCTGCGGCTCCTGCTACGTCCCGTTCGTCGGCTCCCGACGACCGGTCCCGGCGCCGCAGGACGAGCCGCCCGCACCGCCGGCGGAGCCCGCGCCGCAGCAGGAGCCCGAGCCGGAGCCGTTCCCCCGCCCCACCCCGCCGCTCAGTGTCCCGCGGCCCACCACGATCGACCGGGCAGGCGTCCTCGAACTGCGCTTTCCCAACGGCAGCGTCGTCGTACGGGCGGGCCGCGAGGTGACGCTGGGCCGGGACCCGCTGCTGTGCCCCGACACGGCCGGCCGGCTCACCCGGTACGACAACGTCTCCCGCCTGCACGCCACGGTGGGGCTCGACCCGGACGGCGCGTGCTGGATCCGCGACGAGGGCTCGACCAACGGGACCTTCGTGGACGGCGAGGAGATCGGCCCCGGCGAACGCGGCCCGCTGCGCGAGGGCGCGGAACTGCGGCTCGCCTCGGACGTCACCGCCGAGGTCCACCGGCTGCCCGACAGCCCGGCGGAGGGCCGCTGA
- a CDS encoding 4Fe-4S cluster-binding domain-containing protein, with amino-acid sequence MTGIAGKLMVNRTHYPVTVLGYGVRAGIWVQGCTLACHGCLAQDTWPSGGPEHAVEPSEPARWVRSLPDPVDGVTVSGGEPFQQPGALAELLAELRTARPSGPGGAVDILVYSGYPWSRLSRAAWARDALALCDAVVAGPYTRRRDTGAALRGSDNQRLVPLTGLGEARYGEGARGRWEGERPGLQVGVEHGRVWTIGIPRPGERDRLRDSLTARGLSPADPEEGTWCG; translated from the coding sequence ATGACGGGCATTGCCGGCAAGCTCATGGTCAACCGCACCCACTACCCCGTCACCGTGCTCGGGTACGGAGTCCGGGCGGGCATCTGGGTGCAGGGCTGCACACTGGCGTGCCACGGCTGTCTGGCCCAAGACACCTGGCCGTCGGGCGGGCCGGAGCACGCGGTCGAGCCGTCCGAACCGGCCCGCTGGGTCCGGTCGCTGCCTGATCCGGTGGACGGGGTGACCGTCTCCGGTGGTGAGCCGTTCCAGCAGCCGGGGGCGCTGGCCGAACTGCTGGCCGAACTGCGGACCGCCCGCCCGTCCGGGCCCGGCGGGGCCGTGGACATCCTCGTCTACTCCGGCTACCCCTGGTCGCGGCTGTCCCGCGCCGCCTGGGCGCGGGACGCGCTGGCGCTGTGCGACGCGGTAGTCGCCGGGCCGTACACACGGCGCCGGGACACCGGGGCCGCGCTGCGCGGATCGGACAACCAGCGGCTCGTGCCGCTCACCGGGCTCGGCGAGGCACGGTACGGGGAGGGTGCTCGCGGGCGCTGGGAGGGCGAGCGGCCGGGGCTGCAAGTGGGCGTGGAGCACGGCCGGGTGTGGACGATCGGCATTCCCCGGCCCGGCGAACGGGACCGGTTGCGGGACTCGCTGACCGCGCGTGGCCTCTCCCCTGCCGACCCGGAGGAGGGCACATGGTGCGGATGA
- a CDS encoding serine/threonine-protein kinase, which produces MSDRPEPEPRRLPSHEQAPAPTRYDRADPRRAGLPAPSTRVEPGRTHRPGDPAPLHLLPTALRDRYEVVGHEDGGAEADILIAVDRGDPDGPRVVVKTYRRQLPHADEIWGHLRGIRHRHLARLLEAGHSDGKQYEVMEWVPGRPLSELIPGQVPARPFPLARVTEAVGQLAEALAILHSRGIVHRDLKAENVILRDGDPDGPLDLVLIDFGLSRLDHDYAFTTFAAGTEHYLAPELLLRGGGTSSPARDWWALGMIVRELLTGVRNFTGYSVHAVYEAVVLRPVQLDAVTDARARLLCRGLLTVDPADRWGAEQIQAWLHGGNPDVVPATARQPELPPLELFGRTFRDGTALALALREPGFWESVAWSLSTPPDNRDSLPLFHWLRGLALTRQSAPGELDRLGDTLVDPALGNDLKVLRLLHWLDPSGQPVWRGRPVGRESLAAVAERAAAGVTEDVRVVDEAWRWRLLPEFARFAGNDSLRGADSTWQAHAAAHPAAVARVLARIPAAHYGPPHGNPPPTGRSTARVLAPLLRLALNPALADSLREELRRVFRTEVSPPPVPLPGTRPEEWQLHHFAPEWYTTVRHGEDTDPVGLGVLRDYVPYAVADAEQERARRHAALAESQRRQLHWAQQEQRRMGGKAEAQWSAAMPVLGYLTLFLVVGILWHEAAGSGPLLTFLVVAGLVTALVQVALEVGLAGDIAGEFGPEYRLFGQVGHHLQRAARASRGLPNGFFALAGISLAVALLPVLWPVIAWTHFQTISRRRTKWDQMYAVERARVLGAP; this is translated from the coding sequence ATGAGCGACCGTCCCGAACCGGAGCCCCGGCGACTCCCGAGCCACGAACAGGCGCCCGCACCCACGCGGTACGACCGGGCCGACCCGCGCCGCGCCGGCCTGCCCGCTCCCTCGACGCGCGTCGAGCCCGGCCGTACCCACCGGCCCGGCGACCCGGCCCCGCTGCACCTGCTGCCGACCGCGCTGCGCGACCGGTACGAGGTGGTGGGCCACGAGGACGGGGGTGCCGAGGCCGACATCCTCATCGCCGTCGACCGCGGCGATCCCGACGGCCCGAGGGTCGTCGTCAAGACGTACCGGCGACAGCTGCCGCACGCCGACGAGATCTGGGGACACCTGCGCGGAATCCGCCACCGGCACCTGGCCCGGCTGCTGGAGGCCGGCCACTCCGACGGCAAACAGTACGAGGTCATGGAATGGGTCCCCGGCCGGCCACTGTCCGAGCTCATCCCCGGGCAGGTGCCCGCGCGGCCCTTCCCGCTCGCCCGTGTCACGGAGGCGGTCGGACAGCTCGCCGAGGCGCTGGCGATATTGCACAGCAGAGGGATCGTGCACCGCGACCTCAAGGCGGAAAACGTCATCCTGCGCGACGGGGATCCCGACGGGCCCCTCGACCTGGTGCTCATCGACTTCGGACTGAGCCGCCTGGACCACGACTACGCCTTCACCACCTTCGCCGCCGGCACCGAGCACTACCTCGCCCCGGAGCTCCTGCTGCGCGGCGGCGGGACCAGTTCCCCGGCCCGCGACTGGTGGGCACTGGGGATGATCGTCCGTGAACTCCTCACCGGTGTCCGCAACTTCACGGGCTACAGCGTCCACGCCGTGTACGAGGCCGTGGTGCTGCGCCCCGTCCAGCTCGACGCCGTCACCGACGCCCGCGCCCGGCTGCTGTGCCGGGGCCTGCTGACCGTCGACCCGGCGGACCGCTGGGGCGCCGAGCAGATCCAGGCATGGCTGCACGGCGGCAACCCGGACGTCGTGCCCGCCACCGCCCGCCAGCCGGAGCTGCCTCCGCTGGAGCTGTTCGGCCGCACCTTCCGCGACGGCACGGCACTGGCTCTGGCGCTGCGCGAGCCCGGCTTCTGGGAGTCCGTGGCCTGGTCGCTGTCCACACCACCCGACAACAGGGACAGCCTGCCGCTGTTCCACTGGCTCCGCGGCCTCGCCCTGACGCGGCAGTCGGCACCCGGAGAACTGGACCGGCTGGGCGACACGCTGGTGGACCCGGCCCTCGGCAACGACCTGAAGGTACTGCGGCTGCTGCACTGGCTGGATCCTTCGGGACAGCCAGTGTGGCGCGGCAGACCGGTGGGCCGGGAGTCCCTGGCCGCCGTCGCGGAACGGGCGGCGGCCGGTGTCACCGAGGACGTACGGGTGGTGGACGAGGCCTGGCGGTGGCGGCTGCTGCCGGAGTTCGCCCGCTTCGCGGGCAACGACAGCCTGCGCGGTGCCGACAGCACCTGGCAGGCCCACGCGGCCGCGCACCCGGCCGCCGTCGCGCGGGTGCTGGCCCGGATCCCCGCCGCCCACTACGGGCCGCCCCACGGCAACCCCCCGCCCACGGGCCGGTCCACCGCCCGGGTACTGGCACCGCTGCTGCGCCTGGCCCTCAACCCCGCGCTGGCCGACAGCCTGCGTGAGGAGTTGCGCCGGGTCTTCCGCACCGAGGTGTCACCACCACCCGTGCCCCTGCCCGGCACCCGCCCGGAGGAGTGGCAACTGCACCACTTCGCACCGGAGTGGTACACCACCGTGCGCCACGGCGAGGACACCGACCCGGTGGGGCTCGGGGTGCTCCGCGACTACGTCCCGTACGCGGTGGCCGACGCCGAACAGGAACGCGCCCGCAGGCACGCCGCGCTGGCCGAGTCCCAGCGGCGGCAACTGCACTGGGCCCAGCAGGAACAGCGCCGCATGGGCGGCAAGGCCGAGGCCCAGTGGAGCGCCGCCATGCCCGTCCTCGGCTATCTCACGCTGTTCCTGGTGGTGGGCATCCTGTGGCACGAGGCCGCGGGATCGGGGCCGCTGTTGACGTTCCTCGTCGTGGCCGGCCTGGTCACCGCCCTCGTGCAGGTGGCCCTGGAGGTGGGGCTCGCGGGCGACATCGCCGGCGAGTTCGGCCCCGAGTACCGGCTGTTCGGACAGGTCGGACACCACCTCCAGCGGGCGGCGCGGGCCAGCCGGGGGCTGCCGAACGGCTTCTTCGCACTGGCGGGCATCTCCCTCGCCGTCGCCCTCCTGCCCGTGCTGTGGCCGGTCATCGCCTGGACGCACTTCCAGACCATCAGCAGACGCCGTACGAAATGGGATCAGATGTACGCAGTGGAGCGCGCCCGGGTGCTGGGGGCGCCATGA